One Bombus huntii isolate Logan2020A unplaced genomic scaffold, iyBomHunt1.1 ctg00000059.1, whole genome shotgun sequence genomic window carries:
- the LOC126875847 gene encoding protein odd-skipped-like, translated as MAESNPKEFSPWLSEKTNAVKALAREQCEAAVQLQRQQQLQQHQNQHQLQQQQQLRGPLTIHHAGCPTKVGPVTNQLNTSHATHGRAAQYQHYHHHHHHRHVSMSPPLLLLSSPAPIAATHNHLNVSGHRNVVTPPDTPADRSPPSPGNKLNRSQHLPREATGLVLVFRLPHWI; from the exons ATGGCTGAAAGTAATCCAAAAGAGTTTTCACCATGGTTATCg GAGAAGACGAATGCCGTGAAGGCGTTAGCGCGCGAACAGTGCGAAGCGGCGGTACAGCTGCAGCGTCAGCAGCAGCTGCAACAGCACCAGAACCAGCACCAgctacaacagcaacaacaactacGTGGCCCGTTAACCATCCACCATGCTGGCTGCCCAACGAAAGTCGGGCCCGTGACGAACCAACTAAATACCAGCCACGCAACGCACGGCCGAGCTGCACAGTACCAACActatcatcaccatcatcatcatcgacaCGTGTCAATGTCTCCACCGCTCTTGTTGCTCTCATCGCCAGCTCCGATCGCGGCGACGCACAATCATCTGAACGTGAGCGGACACAGAAACGTGGTTACGCCACCGGATACACCAGCAGATAGATCGCCACCGAGTCCTGGAAATAAGCTAAATAGATCGCAGCATTTGCCACGGGAAGCAACCGGCCTGGTCCTGGTCTTCCGGCTGCCACATTGGATCTAA